The following DNA comes from Piliocolobus tephrosceles isolate RC106 unplaced genomic scaffold, ASM277652v3 unscaffolded_36518, whole genome shotgun sequence.
GAGAGAAGATTCCTCGGTGCTTGCCAGGTAAGTGGAAACCCTCTGGGGCCACCCTCAGGGACTTTAGCAGCCTGCAGGGCCTCAAAAGCAGTGTGGCCCAGAAAAAGgagacagaggaaaagagaggggaACATCCCAGGAGAAAGCGAGAGAGGGGAAGAGTGCTGAATTCAATCCCGAAATGCCGGCATTTTCACTAAGCAGATGGGAAGTCAGAGAATAATAACAATGGGAGATACCCtaggaagaaataaacaagaacCGGGGGcaagatgtggtggctcacacctgtaatcccagcactttgggaggccgagataggcggatcacctgaggtcaggagttcgagaccagtctgggcaacaatggtgaaacccagcctctactaaaaataaaaaaattagccaagcatggtggcacatgcctgtagtcccagctacttgagtggctgaggcacaagaattacttgaacccaggaggcggaggttgcagtgagctgaaatcgtgccactgcgctacagtctgggtgacaaagcaaggagtctcaaaaaataaaagtaataattaaaaaaaaaaaaaaaaaaaaaaaaNNNNNNNNNNNNNNNNNNNNNNNNNNNNNNNNNNNNNNNNNNNNNNNNNNNNNNNNNNNNNNNNNNNNNNNNNNNNNNNNNNNNNNNNNNNNNNNNNNNNCCACAGAGGGAAGAGGTGTAGGACCTGGAGCTGACTTGCCCTTGTCTTCCCTGTCTCTCCCTTAtcttccctgtctctccctcAGTGTGTGGGAAGCCCGTGCACCCCGTGGAACAGAGGCAGCGCATCATCGGAGGGCAAAAAGCCAAGATGGGCAACTTCCCCTGGCAGGTGTTCACCAACATCCATGGGCGCGGGGGCGGAGCCCTGCTGGGGGACCGTTGGATCCTCACGGCTGCCCACACCCTGTATCCCAAGGAACACGAGGCGCAAAGCAACGCCTCCTTGGATGTGTTCCTGGGCCACACAAATGTGGAAGAGCTCATGAAGCTGGCAAATCACCCCATCCGCAGGGTCAGCATCCACCCGGACTACCGTCAGGATGAGTCCCACAATTTTGAGGGGGACATCGCCCTGCTGGAGCTGGAAAATAGTGTCACCCTGGGTCCCAACCTCCTCCCCATCTGCCTCCCTGACAACGAGACCTTCTATGACCTGGGCTTAATGGGCTATGTCAGTGGCTTTGGGGTCATGGAGGAGAAGATTGCTCATGACCTCAGGTTTGTCCGTCTGCCCGTAGCTAATCGAGGGGACTGTGAGACCTGGCTCCGGGGAAAGAACAGGATGGATGTGTTCTCTCAAAACATGTTCTGTGCTGGGCACCCGTCTCTAAAGCAGGATGCCTGCCAGGGGGATAGTGGGGGCGTTTTTGCAGTAAGGGACCCCAACACTGATCGCTGGGTGGCAACGGGCATCGTGTCCTGGGGCATCGGGTGCAGCAAGGGCTATGGCTTCTACACCAAAGTGCTCAACTACGTGGATTGGATCaagaaagagatggaggaagaggacTGAGCCCAGAATTCGCTAGGTCCAAATCCAGAGAGCAgtgcggaaaaaaaaaaaaaaaaaaaactgaccagTTGTTGATAACCACTAAGAGTCTCTATTAAAATCACTGATGCAGACAGTGTGGAAATTCTCTTTCCTATAGTCCCATTGACATACTTTACCTGAAACAACCCAAAGAGGCCCTTTCTTTCTTCCGAGGATTGCAGAGGATGTAGTTATCAATCTCTAGCTGTCACTTTCCTTTTCCACTTTTATACCATTGGGTCACTGAATAtaactttttccaaataaaatttcatgAGAAATGCCAGCGTGCAAAACGAGTcaaaagttgtatttattttatataaaaatattttgtaaggaaggtcatttttaaaatatttacttaggaAGGCAACAAGAACAATTAAGTTCATGAACACATTTACAATTAGGGTTATGGATAACAATAAatatctgtgttttgttttgattgtacaatataaagaaaatgctgaTTTTCCCACATGCGT
Coding sequences within:
- the LOC113222929 gene encoding complement C1r subcomponent — encoded protein: LYTCTAQGIWKNEQKGEKIPRCLPVCGKPVHPVEQRQRIIGGQKAKMGNFPWQVFTNIHGRGGGALLGDRWILTAAHTLYPKEHEAQSNASLDVFLGHTNVEELMKLANHPIRRVSIHPDYRQDESHNFEGDIALLELENSVTLGPNLLPICLPDNETFYDLGLMGYVSGFGVMEEKIAHDLRFVRLPVANRGDCETWLRGKNRMDVFSQNMFCAGHPSLKQDACQGDSGGVFAVRDPNTDRWVATGIVSWGIGCSKGYGFYTKVLNYVDWIKKEMEEED